In a genomic window of Scyliorhinus torazame isolate Kashiwa2021f chromosome 5, sScyTor2.1, whole genome shotgun sequence:
- the LOC140420325 gene encoding uncharacterized protein has protein sequence MEKQWKCGDCGKGFRSPSVLEIHRHSHTGERPVACSRCGKGFKSRSNLETHQRVHTGERPFTCSTCGKEFSTSSNLQTLQRVHTGERPFTCSQCGQGFSVSFTLREHQRVHTGERPFACSECGKEFTQSSSLLRHHRLHTGERPFICSQCGKGFTDSSNLLTHQRFHTGERPFTCSECGKSFTQLSDLRTHQRIHTGEKPFSCSECGKQFLDSSHLLRHQRVHTGERPFTCSEYGKGFTQLSHLLSHQRVHK, from the coding sequence atggagaaacagtggaaatgtggggattgcgggaagggattcagatccccatctgtgctggaaattcatcgacacagtcacactggtGAGAGACCGGTCGCCTGCTCcagatgtgggaagggatttaaatcCCGATCTAACCTGGAAACACATCAAcgtgttcatactggggagaggccgttcacctgctccacatgtgggaaaGAATTCAGTACATCTTCCAATCTGCAGACacttcagcgagttcacactggggagaggccattcacctgctctcagtgtgggcaaggATTCAGTGTTTCATTCACCCTCCgggaacaccagcgagttcacacgggggagaggccattcgcctgttcagagtgtgggaaggaattcactcagtcatccagcctgctgagacaccatcgacttcacactggagagagaccgttcatctgttctcagtgtggtaagggattcactgattcatctaacctgctcacacaccagcgatttcacactggggaaaggccattcacctgctctgagtgtgggaagagtttcactCAGCTATctgacctgcggacacaccagcgaatccacactggggagaagccttttaGCTGCTCCGAATGTGGGAAGCAATTCCTTGATTCATCCCACTTgctgaggcaccagcgagttcacactggggagagaccattcacctgctctgaatatgggaagggcttcactcagttatcccacctgctgtcacaccagcgggttcacaagtga